DNA sequence from the Candidatus Paceibacterota bacterium genome:
CTTCTTTACTCCTTGTGGGGGCGGGGGTGCTCACCATGAACTCGTTTGTTGGTGAGAATTATTTCTTTGAGAACCAATTGATCTGGGCGGCGGTCGGGGTCGCTCTCTTTTTTGTTTTGAGTTTTATTGATTTCCGATTTCTTCGTCGAACGAGTACTATTGTGGCACTTTTTCTCGCTTCGACGTTCCTCCTCCTCCTGATATTTGTTTTTGGAGACATTGCAAAAGGAGCGCAAAGTCGTTTTGACTTTGGCGTGTTCGCGCTCCAACCGTCTGACCCGATCAAATTGGTGGTGATCCTCTTGCTTGCGAAATACTTCTCGCGCCGACACATCGAGATTGCAAACATTCGACATATTCTCGTCTCAGGCTTTTATGCTTTCGTTATATTCTTGCTAGTTCTCTTGCAGCCGGATTTTGGCTCAGCGGTCATTATTGCGATGCTCTGGTTTGGCTTCGTGCTCGTCTCGGGCATATCAAAGAGACACCTCTTGCTCGTATTGCTTCTTGGCGCCGTTGGACTCTTTGGTATGTGGTCGTATGTCTTTGAGGACTATCAGAAGCAGCGCATTCTCACTTTCTTGCATCCACTAGCTGATATCCAAGGTACGGGGT
Encoded proteins:
- the rodA gene encoding rod shape-determining protein RodA encodes the protein MNGWLSQKERVVRSARTLFSHIDWVLLVSSLLLVGAGVLTMNSFVGENYFFENQLIWAAVGVALFFVLSFIDFRFLRRTSTIVALFLASTFLLLLIFVFGDIAKGAQSRFDFGVFALQPSDPIKLVVILLLAKYFSRRHIEIANIRHILVSGFYAFVIFLLVLLQPDFGSAVIIAMLWFGFVLVSGISKRHLLLVLLLGAVGLFGMWSYVFEDYQKQRILTFLHPLADIQGTGYNAYQSTIAVGSGQILGKGVGYGTQSKLQFLPEYETDFIFAAFAEEWGFVGVIMLFGIFFIVIWRILENAMVGASNFEILFGIGLAILFISHLLVNVGMNIGLLPVTGTTLPFMSYGGSHLVTEYIGLGILMGMRRYARATHKEDTHREFIGM